Proteins encoded by one window of Salicibibacter halophilus:
- a CDS encoding S8 family serine peptidase, which produces MFDKSRSIAIFSVVILLVSGAFPNASLAEEDEPTAELYGEHDFSSSDDATVIVELEEESVAEAKHMGFSQSEDTIESQQTQVLSEIETFAADYEVGHTYRHVFSGFSLDVPEDEIPNLLTVEDVKAIYPEVEYETTDIGEPLLIQEEEMDPLMLDSGPFIGADEAWDLGYTGEGSTVAIIDTGVDYTHPDLEHAFDDYKGYDFVDNTDDPQETPPGDPRGGETNHGTHVAGTVAADGLAVGVAPDAELLAYRVLGPGGSGTNIDVIAGIEQAVIDGTDVMNLSLGNTLNDPDYATSIALDWAMEEGVAAVTSNGNAGPDNWTVGSPGTSRDAISVGASELPYSEYSAEIETDNEYLSAEVMGYPNELDLLALDRAEYEFVDAGQGHPEDFEGEDLEGQIALMVRGDIPYVEKVENAEEAGAVGTIIFNNIEDEEQPLVPGLPLPTMMLSLEDGQQMQSALEQGDNMVSFNLAFEREVDETIADFSSRGPVMDTWMIKPDVTAPGVDIISTIPTHEEDDPYGYASLQGTSMAAPHVAGATAVLMESDPDAEVEELKGLLMNTSETLHDPDGDIYPYNTQGAGSIRVPDAIESNTVVTPGSHSFGTFAEEDGVQSERSSYTIQNRSDERQPYAFDINFDANPDGIDVLTSSDVALNPGESEEIRVNIQVDPDQLEDDYYEGTITVDSMNETIEVPTILFVDEPDYPRITELGVDENDEGGFGYTAYLPGGAEEFGLLVYQAEPFEYVGLAEVDTEVSTGEYTGTWDGTIVGDPLPGGDYVLVGYANQEGQVDYAQSPVISIEATTNATQELIEQSVDDNEAAHALSLHMTALTHYEDQGDGDKFVNHMGGFQDLLDQQLDKRSISENTFAMLSSQVDLLMETWQ; this is translated from the coding sequence ATGTTTGACAAAAGTCGTTCTATTGCAATTTTCAGCGTGGTCATTCTATTAGTGTCGGGAGCTTTTCCGAACGCTTCATTGGCCGAAGAGGATGAGCCCACAGCGGAACTCTATGGGGAGCATGATTTCTCCTCTTCAGATGATGCCACCGTTATCGTCGAGTTGGAAGAAGAATCGGTGGCAGAAGCCAAACACATGGGTTTCTCCCAGTCCGAAGACACGATTGAAAGCCAACAAACACAAGTGCTTTCCGAGATTGAGACATTTGCTGCCGATTATGAAGTCGGTCATACTTACCGGCATGTCTTTTCTGGCTTTTCCCTTGATGTGCCGGAAGATGAAATTCCCAATCTTTTAACAGTAGAAGATGTAAAAGCCATTTATCCCGAGGTGGAATACGAGACGACCGACATCGGAGAACCTTTGCTCATTCAGGAAGAAGAAATGGACCCGCTCATGTTGGACAGCGGCCCGTTTATCGGAGCTGATGAGGCCTGGGACTTAGGGTACACCGGAGAAGGATCGACAGTTGCAATTATTGATACCGGTGTCGATTATACCCACCCCGATCTTGAACACGCGTTTGATGATTATAAAGGCTATGACTTTGTGGATAACACCGACGATCCACAGGAAACGCCTCCGGGCGATCCGCGTGGGGGAGAGACGAACCACGGCACGCATGTAGCCGGAACTGTTGCGGCTGATGGCTTAGCTGTTGGTGTAGCGCCGGATGCCGAGTTGCTCGCCTATCGAGTATTAGGACCCGGCGGCTCCGGCACAAACATCGATGTCATCGCCGGTATTGAGCAAGCGGTTATCGATGGCACTGATGTCATGAACCTCTCGCTTGGGAATACGTTAAACGACCCTGATTACGCGACGAGCATCGCGTTGGATTGGGCGATGGAAGAGGGCGTAGCTGCGGTCACCTCCAATGGAAACGCCGGACCGGACAATTGGACGGTCGGCTCCCCCGGCACATCAAGAGATGCCATCTCCGTTGGAGCTTCAGAGCTACCTTACAGCGAGTACAGTGCAGAGATAGAAACCGATAATGAGTATCTTTCCGCAGAGGTTATGGGATACCCGAATGAGCTGGATTTGTTAGCGCTTGACAGGGCAGAATATGAATTCGTAGATGCCGGTCAGGGACACCCGGAAGATTTTGAGGGTGAAGATCTTGAAGGTCAGATCGCGCTCATGGTTCGCGGTGATATTCCATATGTGGAAAAAGTGGAAAATGCTGAAGAAGCGGGCGCGGTTGGCACGATTATTTTTAACAACATCGAAGATGAGGAACAACCTTTAGTTCCTGGCCTGCCTTTGCCAACGATGATGCTCTCGCTTGAGGACGGCCAACAAATGCAGTCGGCACTGGAACAGGGGGACAACATGGTTTCTTTTAACCTGGCGTTTGAACGGGAAGTCGATGAGACGATTGCCGATTTTTCTTCACGCGGGCCGGTAATGGACACGTGGATGATTAAGCCGGATGTGACTGCCCCCGGCGTGGATATTATCAGCACAATTCCAACCCATGAAGAGGATGACCCGTACGGATATGCTTCCTTGCAAGGGACAAGCATGGCGGCACCTCACGTTGCCGGAGCTACAGCCGTTCTGATGGAATCGGATCCCGATGCGGAAGTGGAAGAATTAAAAGGGCTTCTCATGAATACGTCCGAGACGTTACATGACCCCGATGGCGACATTTACCCGTACAACACGCAAGGAGCTGGAAGCATCCGGGTTCCCGATGCGATTGAATCCAACACGGTAGTCACACCGGGAAGCCATTCTTTCGGCACATTTGCTGAAGAAGACGGGGTACAATCCGAGCGCAGCTCCTATACGATTCAAAATCGTTCGGACGAACGCCAGCCCTACGCTTTTGATATCAATTTTGACGCCAACCCGGATGGAATTGATGTGTTGACGAGCAGCGATGTTGCTTTGAACCCGGGAGAATCCGAAGAGATTCGCGTTAATATTCAAGTCGATCCTGATCAATTGGAAGACGATTATTACGAGGGGACGATTACCGTAGACAGCATGAATGAGACGATTGAAGTACCGACGATTCTATTCGTGGACGAGCCCGATTACCCTCGCATCACTGAACTCGGCGTTGACGAAAATGACGAGGGCGGCTTTGGCTACACCGCTTATCTTCCGGGCGGAGCCGAGGAATTCGGCCTTTTGGTATACCAAGCAGAACCTTTCGAATATGTGGGATTGGCCGAAGTTGACACGGAGGTGTCAACGGGTGAATATACCGGCACTTGGGACGGCACCATCGTCGGAGATCCATTGCCGGGCGGAGACTATGTCCTCGTCGGTTATGCCAATCAAGAAGGGCAAGTCGATTATGCCCAAAGCCCTGTTATCTCTATTGAGGCAACCACCAACGCCACACAGGAACTGATCGAACAGTCTGTTGATGATAACGAGGCCGCTCATGCACTATCGCTTCATATGACAGCGCTAACCCATTACGAAGATCAAGGAGACGGGGATAAATTTGTCAATCATATGGGGGGATTCCAGGACTTGCTTGATCAACAATTGGACAAAAGATCGATCTCGGAAAACACGTTTGCCATGCTTAGTTCTCAAGTTGATCTACTAATGGAAACGTGGCAATAA
- a CDS encoding nuclear transport factor 2 family protein, with product MKVVWHGVLLLTGLLLSVSCFHESDVSHSNDVDDDSGDQHAEDTDVDHEESASADSSSEEMLQSFIFHYFEAVNSGDEEEIELMSQLRSDENDIQNILEQFDNFQIESINIKTMEQEQASPLQHFYEHDIEEAEAASVLLEGHFQGEEGDRYGNGDVVIRNDLLVNEQGENSEVIDSFIHTPVSPEQSATAQGGLLFTPEAFVAEYYNRLENENYEQLFELFSEEYRQDELQMTADQYVELLAEGEAQFQDVHVTMGELYEEEIQEVVPDLLAYTTDNDDYIVRAQYRPGSDERLFTEDVLVSEIGGEWRISMIHRYE from the coding sequence ATGAAGGTGGTGTGGCATGGTGTGTTGCTACTCACCGGTTTGTTGCTCTCGGTTTCTTGTTTTCATGAATCGGATGTTTCTCATTCGAATGATGTGGATGACGACTCGGGTGACCAGCATGCGGAAGATACAGACGTTGATCATGAAGAGAGCGCGTCAGCTGACAGCAGCAGTGAAGAAATGTTGCAATCATTTATCTTTCATTACTTTGAGGCGGTCAATAGCGGGGACGAAGAAGAAATTGAGCTAATGAGCCAGCTTAGAAGTGACGAAAATGACATCCAAAATATTTTAGAACAATTCGATAATTTCCAAATAGAAAGCATTAATATTAAAACCATGGAACAGGAACAAGCATCCCCTCTTCAACATTTTTATGAACATGATATCGAAGAAGCAGAGGCGGCAAGCGTCCTCTTGGAAGGGCACTTTCAAGGAGAGGAAGGGGATAGATATGGAAACGGGGATGTGGTGATCCGCAATGACTTATTAGTAAATGAACAGGGGGAAAACTCGGAAGTAATTGACAGTTTCATTCATACGCCGGTATCTCCCGAGCAATCAGCAACTGCGCAGGGTGGTCTGCTTTTTACACCGGAGGCTTTTGTGGCAGAATACTATAATAGACTAGAAAACGAAAATTATGAGCAACTTTTCGAGTTGTTTTCTGAAGAATACCGGCAAGATGAACTGCAAATGACTGCCGATCAATACGTGGAATTATTAGCCGAGGGAGAAGCCCAATTTCAAGACGTACATGTCACGATGGGTGAATTGTATGAGGAAGAGATTCAGGAAGTCGTTCCGGATTTATTGGCATACACGACAGACAACGATGATTATATCGTGCGTGCCCAATATCGTCCTGGTTCCGACGAGCGCTTGTTTACCGAAGATGTTCTCGTCTCCGAGATCGGCGGCGAATGGCGGATTTCCATGATTCATCGTTATGAGTGA
- a CDS encoding organic hydroperoxide resistance protein — protein MADKVFTTKATVTGGGREGHVKSDNGVIDVDLSMPSGDNIPSDSSNPEQLFASGYASCFDGAFNLMASKSNEDVETETEAAVTLLKDPSDDGFQLGVELNVSVKGVDQAKAEELIEKAHEFCPYSKATRGNIDVSLNVTAK, from the coding sequence ATGGCAGACAAAGTTTTTACAACAAAAGCTACTGTAACCGGCGGAGGAAGAGAAGGGCACGTAAAATCAGATAATGGGGTTATCGATGTTGACCTGTCGATGCCCAGCGGTGATAATATCCCATCCGATTCGTCCAACCCTGAGCAATTATTCGCTTCCGGTTATGCGTCATGTTTTGATGGAGCGTTTAATTTAATGGCAAGCAAAAGCAATGAAGATGTGGAAACGGAAACGGAAGCAGCCGTAACCTTGTTGAAAGATCCAAGCGATGATGGTTTTCAACTTGGGGTGGAATTGAATGTATCCGTGAAGGGTGTGGATCAGGCCAAAGCTGAAGAATTAATTGAAAAAGCACATGAATTTTGCCCTTATTCCAAAGCAACAAGAGGCAACATTGACGTATCGTTGAATGTAACGGCAAAATAA
- a CDS encoding DUF4064 domain-containing protein, with translation MKRTGEMVLGIIGVVITFLAFFLVMFTVIGVQQADLTQMTNMIEQELANDPNIPAQEAEELSAMVLGVVSSAGWWFLAVHAIGLVLGIIALVKLNRNAKTAGILFLVAGGGLLLLTVGFSFLYAALFIIAGLMCLLRKPPVKPEGGDYPEQPRPE, from the coding sequence TTGAAACGTACAGGTGAAATGGTGTTGGGAATTATTGGTGTTGTCATTACATTTCTTGCATTTTTTCTTGTTATGTTCACGGTGATAGGTGTGCAACAAGCCGACCTCACCCAAATGACCAATATGATCGAACAAGAGCTTGCAAATGACCCGAATATACCGGCTCAAGAAGCGGAAGAACTTTCAGCGATGGTTTTAGGTGTTGTATCGAGTGCGGGTTGGTGGTTTCTTGCCGTCCATGCCATCGGTTTGGTTTTAGGCATTATCGCCCTCGTAAAACTAAACCGCAATGCCAAAACAGCCGGCATTCTGTTCTTAGTGGCCGGAGGAGGACTGTTGTTATTAACCGTTGGATTCAGTTTCTTGTACGCAGCTCTCTTCATTATTGCAGGTCTGATGTGCCTGCTTCGAAAACCGCCGGTTAAACCGGAGGGAGGAGACTACCCGGAACAGCCCCGTCCTGAATAA